From the Chryseobacterium sp. G0201 genome, the window CTGAAAATCTTTCAAAACAAATTTCACCAATTCTCTGTTGATCGAAGTGGAAGATGTACTTCCTGCAAATGCTAATATTTTCATTATTTAATACTTTCTGTTATTTTTCTGGCGAATCTTCTTTTACTTTTTTCTGATAGTCAGCTTCTAATTTTTCAAGTTTTTGAAAATAGACTTCTTTATCTGCAAATAGTTTCGGATTATAAGCATCTCCCTCTTTTCGTTTTTTATGCAAGTCAAACTGGCTTGCATGAGAAGTTACCCAAATATCAAAATTCACATTTTTCATCGCTGTAAATGTATCACCATAATCTTTCTGAATCGTCTGATAAGTTTTTACTTCAGAGAATTTTTTGTCATCAATAATAATTGACGGTAAATTGGCAATTAAAACTTTATACGTCTGATTTTTGTCTTTGGTTTCGAATAAAAAGCTACATGATCCTTTTGTATGCCCCGGATGGTGAAGTAAAGTCAATGTAGTATTTCCGAGTTTTATTTTAGCATTATTTTTCAAAAGATAATCTGGGGTTACAGGTTTAAAAGTTACGCCGTATTTCCCCAATTCGTAATCAGATTTTCCGCCAGTTTTTAATTCTTCTGCATCTTTTTCATCTACATACAATTTGGCGCCTGTTTCTTTTTTGAAGTAGGCCATTGCTCCCATATGGTCAAAATGAGCCTGTGTCAAAGTCAGAATTTTGATGTCTTTATAGTTAAAACCAAGTTTTTTAATATTATTCTTGATCATTGAAAGTGATCCCGCTAATCCTGTGTTGATAAGAATATTTCCTTTATCGGTAACAATCAGATAAGATGCCAAATCGTAAGTTCCTACATAATACAAATTGCCTGCAATTCTGAACGGTTCATAAGGTTTTGACCATTCTTCAGGATTGTTTTTAGGCTCATTTACAGTTTGAGCGTTACTTACAAACGATATAACTATTAAAAATACAAGGATTATTCTATTCATTTATTTAAGATTTACAGGTAAATATTCTGAAATTTAATGTTTATTTTCTGTTTAAAATCGCTTTAGGAAGCGGAACAAATTCATGCTCATCACCCGGAACTAAAGGAAATGCATCGTGATTTTGGTCGTTCCAGTTCACTTTCGCCTGATCGATTAATTCTTTGTCTGAATTTACAAAATTCCAGAATATAAAACGTTCTTCATCGAAAGGTTCTCCGCCAAAAAGATAAACGGTTCCGTTTTCGCTCATATCAAACTCGCAAAGTTTGGTGTCTTTTGCGATCATTAACTGTTTTGAACCGTAAGAATTTCCGTCCGTAGTAACG encodes:
- the bla gene encoding subclass B3 metallo-beta-lactamase, with translation MNRIILVFLIVISFVSNAQTVNEPKNNPEEWSKPYEPFRIAGNLYYVGTYDLASYLIVTDKGNILINTGLAGSLSMIKNNIKKLGFNYKDIKILTLTQAHFDHMGAMAYFKKETGAKLYVDEKDAEELKTGGKSDYELGKYGVTFKPVTPDYLLKNNAKIKLGNTTLTLLHHPGHTKGSCSFLFETKDKNQTYKVLIANLPSIIIDDKKFSEVKTYQTIQKDYGDTFTAMKNVNFDIWVTSHASQFDLHKKRKEGDAYNPKLFADKEVYFQKLEKLEADYQKKVKEDSPEK